A single Anopheles funestus chromosome 2RL, idAnoFuneDA-416_04, whole genome shotgun sequence DNA region contains:
- the LOC125766353 gene encoding leucine carboxyl methyltransferase 1, translated as MEPPSFHPCDEAVISTNDDASNCKRSAVKLGYWKDDYIVHFVRNPDRKAPEINRGYYARVKGIEMCIEKFFKKTGDKCQIVNLGCGFDTLYWRLREAGHMVTNFVELDFPNVTSRKCYQIKRNKILLEKIHVEDGEVRLSPTDLHSTNYHIVGVDLRNIEEVALKLQQSEIDYSVPTIFLAECVLVYIEPQNCNNLLKWFAANFKTAAFVNYEQVNMNDRFGEVMLTNLRQRGCSLAGVDSCVSLDAQISRFLQCNWHGARAWDMVQIYHSIPASERARTERIEMLDEAELLVQLFQHYCISIAWIGDLFQDIEITVEKQLSSLNID; from the exons ATGGAACCACCGAGTTTCCATCCGTGCGACGAAGCCGTCATTTCCACGAACGATGATGCCAGCAACTGCAAACGGTCCGCGGTGAAGCTGGGCTACTGGAAGGACGACTACATCGTACACTTTGTGCGCAACCCGGATCGCAAAGCACCAGAAATAAACCGGGGCTACTATGCCCGCGTCAAGGGTATTGAGATGTGCATTGAGAAGTTTTTCAAG AAAACTGGAGACAAATGCCAAATCGTTAATCTGGGCTGCGGTTTCGATACGCTGTACTGGAGGCTGCGGGAGGCCGGCCACATGGTGACAAATTTCGTCGAGCTCGATTTTCCCAACGTTACCTCCCGCAAATGTTACCAAATcaagcgaaacaaaatattgcTTGAGAAAATTCACGTCGAAG ATGGAGAGGTGCGTCTCAGTCCGACCGATCTTCACTCAACGAACTACCACATAGTAGGCGTGGATCTTCGCAATATCGAAGAAGTTGCGCTGAAGCTGCAACAATCGGAGATTGATTACAGTGTGCCGACCATTttccttgccgagtgcgtacTGGTTTACATTGAGCCACAGAACTGTAACAACCTGCTGAAATGGTTCGCTGCCAACTTCAAGACGGCCGCATTCGTGAACTACGAGCAGGTCAACATGAACGATCGGTTCGGTGAGGTGATGCTGACCAATCTTCGACAGCGAGGCTGCAGTTTAGCCGGTGTGGACTCATGCGTATCGCTCGATGCGCAAATTTCCAG ATTTCTGCAATGCAATTGGCATGGTGCCAGAGCGTGGGACATGGTGCAAATCTACCACAGTATTCCCGCTTCCGAGCGAGCACGAACCGAACGGATTGAGATGCTGGACGAGGCGGAGCTGTTGGTTCAGCTATTTCAACACTACTGCATCTCGATTGCCTGGATAGGGGATTTATTTCAGGACATAGAGATCAC GGTGGAAAAACAACTCTCCTCACTGAATATAGATTAA